One Acidimicrobiia bacterium DNA window includes the following coding sequences:
- a CDS encoding ATP-binding protein: MNRRARLAHPLDDVPSIKLKLGFVIAAAVAITVFVFWVGLKIGLWPSVSGVIAAAVAMTMVWFLSRGMTSPLREMAAAASEMAKGNYERRVRSSSRDEVGALARAFNQMAADLAETDRVRRDLVANVSHELRTPITALQVLLENLVDGVTEPDPETFHTMLTQVERLGRLVKQLLDLSRLESGAVPLERTAFRVEPLLAHAVREQRLHAPEIDVSIAVDSPDLTADGDPERVHQVVANLLENAVRHTPRGGVVEVCAHRTCDSVVIEVVDEGPGIPESEQTRIFERFYRADAARASSDGGAGLGLAIAQWIVDLHGGDIHPERREPHGCRMVVTLPDN; the protein is encoded by the coding sequence GTGAACCGTCGAGCGCGCCTCGCCCACCCGCTCGACGACGTCCCGTCGATCAAACTCAAGCTCGGCTTCGTGATCGCGGCGGCGGTCGCGATCACCGTGTTCGTGTTCTGGGTGGGTCTCAAGATCGGGCTGTGGCCGTCGGTGAGCGGCGTCATCGCCGCCGCGGTCGCCATGACCATGGTGTGGTTCCTCTCGCGCGGCATGACGTCGCCGCTGCGCGAGATGGCCGCCGCCGCGTCCGAGATGGCCAAGGGCAACTACGAGCGACGCGTGCGTTCCTCGTCGCGCGACGAGGTGGGCGCATTGGCGCGCGCGTTCAACCAGATGGCCGCCGACCTCGCCGAGACCGACCGCGTGCGGCGCGACCTGGTCGCGAACGTGTCTCACGAGCTGCGCACACCGATCACTGCACTGCAAGTGCTGCTCGAGAACCTCGTCGACGGAGTCACCGAGCCCGACCCCGAGACCTTCCACACGATGCTCACGCAGGTGGAGCGGCTCGGCCGGCTGGTCAAGCAGCTCCTCGATCTCTCGCGCCTCGAATCGGGCGCGGTGCCGCTCGAGCGCACCGCGTTCCGGGTGGAGCCGCTGCTGGCTCACGCTGTGCGCGAGCAACGCCTGCATGCACCCGAGATCGACGTCTCGATCGCGGTCGACTCACCCGACCTCACCGCCGACGGCGATCCCGAGCGGGTGCACCAGGTGGTCGCGAACCTGCTCGAGAACGCGGTACGCCACACGCCGCGCGGCGGTGTGGTCGAGGTGTGCGCGCACCGCACCTGCGACAGCGTCGTCATCGAAGTCGTCGACGAAGGCCCGGGCATCCCCGAGTCGGAGCAGACGCGGATCTTCGAACGCTTCTACCGCGCCGACGCGGCACGCGCGTCGAGCGACGGCGGCGCGGGGCTCGGCCTCGCGATCGCGCAATGGATCGTCGACCTCCACGGCGGCGACATCCACCCGGAACGGCGGGAGCCGCACGGCTGCCGCATGGTCGTGACCCTCCCCGACAACTGA
- the ribB gene encoding 3,4-dihydroxy-2-butanone-4-phosphate synthase translates to MPLATIDDALKRIRRGEMVLVVDDEDRENEGDLTMAASWVTPEAVNFMLRWGRGLVCMPCDGRVLDALDVWPMVPSDRAGCDTAFAVSIDHVTAGSGIGAADRARTIRKVIDPGARPSDFHRPGHVFPLRARPGGVLERRGHTEAAVDLARLAGLPPVATICEVLHEDGSPARLPYLDGFATEHLITIVSVEQIAEYRLTLDDTDAYGLRTPLLL, encoded by the coding sequence ATGCCACTGGCCACCATCGACGACGCACTCAAGCGCATCCGCCGCGGCGAGATGGTCCTCGTCGTCGACGACGAAGACCGTGAGAACGAGGGCGATCTCACGATGGCCGCGAGTTGGGTCACACCCGAGGCCGTCAACTTCATGTTGCGCTGGGGTCGCGGGCTCGTGTGCATGCCATGCGACGGTCGAGTGCTCGACGCGCTCGACGTATGGCCGATGGTGCCGTCGGACCGCGCCGGTTGCGACACCGCGTTCGCGGTTTCGATCGACCATGTCACTGCGGGGAGCGGAATCGGCGCGGCCGACCGTGCGCGCACGATCCGCAAGGTGATCGACCCCGGCGCCCGGCCATCCGATTTCCATCGACCCGGGCACGTGTTCCCGTTACGCGCTCGCCCGGGTGGGGTGCTCGAGCGGCGCGGCCACACTGAAGCCGCCGTCGACCTCGCGCGGCTCGCAGGGCTTCCACCGGTTGCGACGATCTGCGAGGTGCTGCACGAGGACGGCTCGCCGGCGCGGCTGCCGTACCTCGACGGCTTCGCGACCGAGCACCTCATCACCATCGTGTCGGTGGAGCAGATCGCCGAGTACCGCCTCACGCTCGACGACACCGACGCCTACGGCCTGCGCACTCCACTGCTCCTGTGA
- a CDS encoding cupin domain-containing protein, with the protein MSETFDLHTTYAHLGLGARVEPLPDFQWTPEYLDAYVQRTASDGNEGRLVVLMKQDASWDSWERHPAGDELVVLLSGRADLIQEIDGEHRVVELRPGMAVVNPPGVWHTADVHEPGEALFITAGRGTETRPR; encoded by the coding sequence GTGTCTGAGACCTTCGACCTGCACACGACGTACGCCCACCTCGGCCTCGGCGCGCGCGTCGAGCCGCTCCCGGACTTCCAGTGGACGCCCGAGTACCTCGACGCCTACGTGCAGCGCACCGCGTCCGACGGCAACGAGGGCCGGCTCGTCGTGTTGATGAAGCAGGACGCGTCGTGGGACTCCTGGGAACGACACCCGGCCGGTGACGAGCTCGTGGTGCTGCTCTCCGGTCGCGCCGACCTCATCCAGGAGATCGACGGCGAACACCGCGTGGTCGAGCTGCGTCCCGGCATGGCGGTGGTCAACCCTCCGGGCGTGTGGCACACCGCCGATGTACACGAACCCGGCGAGGCGCTCTTCATCACCGCCGGCCGCGGCACCGAGACCCGCCCCCGCTGA
- the pdxH gene encoding pyridoxamine 5'-phosphate oxidase, producing the protein MGPLREDAVDPDPIVQFGRWYADAEARGVLAPDAMTVASATPDGRPSARAVLLRGLDERGFCFFTNFRSRKGRELDANPHAAVLFHWPAVQRQVRATGRVERVSQEESEAYWRNRPRASRVSAWASAQSEPIGSREELEARAAAAEARFAEDDGDVPLPPFWGGYRLVPDELELWEHREDRLHDRLRYTRADDGTWAIDRLQP; encoded by the coding sequence ATGGGCCCGTTGCGCGAGGACGCAGTCGACCCCGATCCGATCGTGCAGTTCGGCCGCTGGTACGCCGATGCCGAGGCCCGAGGCGTGCTGGCGCCCGACGCGATGACCGTGGCGAGCGCCACGCCCGACGGCCGCCCATCGGCCCGAGCCGTCCTGCTGCGTGGCCTCGACGAGCGCGGCTTCTGCTTCTTCACCAACTTCAGGAGCCGGAAGGGCCGCGAGCTCGACGCCAACCCGCACGCGGCCGTGCTCTTCCACTGGCCCGCGGTGCAGCGACAGGTGCGCGCGACGGGTCGAGTCGAGCGCGTCTCCCAGGAGGAGTCGGAGGCGTACTGGCGCAACCGGCCGCGCGCGAGCCGCGTGAGCGCGTGGGCGTCGGCGCAGAGCGAGCCCATCGGATCGCGTGAGGAGCTCGAGGCGCGCGCAGCTGCTGCCGAAGCGCGGTTCGCCGAGGACGACGGCGACGTTCCCCTCCCGCCGTTCTGGGGTGGCTACCGACTCGTCCCCGATGAGCTCGAGCTCTGGGAGCACCGCGAAGATCGACTGCACGACCGGTTGCGCTACACGCGCGCGGACGACGGCACCTGGGCGATCGACCGCCTCCAGCCCTGA
- a CDS encoding sigma-70 family RNA polymerase sigma factor, producing MQALAEQPPPAHDHPALQSVESDDERIRAFVDGEYRQVVSTVALVCGSVATAEDSVQEALARAWEQTARGKEIERLPAWITTVALNLARSQMRRWRCERRARTRLGALRPEIHDVTGASGEAYAVRQALLALPRRQREVTALRYYLGLDVREIAEQLGIAEGTVKAMLFRARQSLAETLDDGATDA from the coding sequence GTGCAAGCCCTGGCCGAGCAACCGCCTCCGGCACACGACCATCCGGCGCTCCAGAGCGTCGAGAGCGACGACGAGCGGATCCGGGCGTTCGTCGACGGTGAATACCGCCAGGTCGTGTCCACGGTTGCCCTGGTGTGCGGCAGCGTCGCGACCGCGGAGGACTCGGTGCAGGAGGCCCTCGCGCGTGCCTGGGAGCAGACGGCGCGGGGCAAGGAGATCGAGCGACTGCCCGCGTGGATCACGACGGTCGCGCTCAATCTGGCGCGCAGCCAGATGCGGCGGTGGCGGTGCGAGCGCCGGGCACGGACGCGCCTCGGTGCACTGCGCCCGGAGATCCACGACGTCACCGGTGCGAGCGGAGAGGCGTACGCGGTGCGGCAGGCACTCCTCGCCCTCCCGCGCCGGCAACGCGAGGTCACCGCGCTCCGTTACTACCTCGGCCTCGACGTCCGCGAGATCGCCGAGCAGCTCGGGATCGCGGAAGGAACGGTGAAGGCGATGCTCTTCCGAGCGCGGCAGTCGCTCGCCGAGACACTCGACGACGGAGCCACGGATGCGTGA
- a CDS encoding acyl-CoA dehydrogenase family protein — protein sequence MDFAPSPRAEELRRELAEFIDLFVDPATPVARKQVEDSGDPHFHPPVMEELKKEARSRGLWNLFLPNDKYGAGLGNLDYAPLCELMGRSPLSQEATNCNAPDTGNMEILAEFGTPLQVEQFLQPLLDGETRSCFAMTEPFVASSDATNIQSRIERDGDHYVINAHKWFTSGAASKRCSFAILMGVSDPNGDSHRRHSMVLVPLDTPGVTIVRSLPVFGRDHGMGHCETLYENVRVPKEYILGEEGGGFAIAQARLGPGRIHHCMRAIGMAELALELMCRRAQTRVTFGKHLADQGVIQERIAESRIAIEQARLLTLKAAWLIDTVGKKSARFEIGAIKVIAARLATSVIDRAIQTFGGAGVTDDWPLAEMYAHARTLHLVDGPDEVHLQQIARRELRQYESLRV from the coding sequence ATGGACTTCGCGCCCAGCCCACGCGCCGAGGAGCTCAGGCGGGAGCTCGCCGAGTTCATCGACCTGTTCGTCGATCCGGCCACGCCCGTCGCCCGGAAGCAGGTCGAGGATTCGGGCGATCCGCACTTCCATCCGCCCGTGATGGAGGAGCTGAAGAAGGAAGCGCGATCACGCGGCTTGTGGAACCTCTTCCTGCCCAACGACAAGTACGGCGCCGGGCTCGGCAACCTCGACTATGCCCCGCTGTGCGAGCTCATGGGGCGCTCGCCGCTCTCGCAGGAAGCCACCAACTGCAACGCTCCCGACACCGGCAACATGGAGATCCTCGCGGAGTTCGGCACGCCGTTGCAGGTCGAGCAGTTTCTCCAGCCGCTGCTCGACGGGGAGACGCGTTCGTGCTTCGCGATGACCGAGCCGTTCGTCGCCAGCTCCGACGCCACCAACATCCAGAGCCGCATCGAGCGTGACGGCGACCACTACGTGATCAACGCGCACAAGTGGTTCACCAGCGGCGCGGCGTCGAAGCGGTGCAGCTTCGCCATCCTCATGGGCGTGTCCGACCCGAATGGCGATTCGCACCGACGCCACAGCATGGTGCTCGTCCCGCTCGACACGCCCGGCGTCACGATCGTTCGCTCGCTCCCGGTGTTCGGCCGCGATCACGGCATGGGCCACTGCGAGACGCTCTACGAGAACGTGCGGGTGCCGAAGGAGTACATCCTCGGCGAGGAGGGTGGCGGGTTCGCGATCGCGCAGGCACGGCTCGGTCCGGGGCGCATCCACCACTGCATGCGCGCGATCGGCATGGCCGAGCTCGCGCTCGAGCTGATGTGTCGGCGGGCGCAGACGCGGGTCACGTTCGGCAAGCACCTCGCCGACCAGGGCGTGATCCAGGAACGAATCGCCGAGTCGCGCATCGCCATCGAACAGGCGCGCCTTCTCACGCTGAAGGCTGCGTGGCTGATCGACACCGTCGGCAAGAAGAGCGCGCGCTTCGAGATCGGCGCGATCAAGGTGATCGCGGCCCGGCTCGCCACCTCCGTGATCGACCGCGCCATCCAGACGTTCGGCGGCGCGGGCGTCACCGACGACTGGCCACTCGCCGAGATGTACGCGCACGCGCGCACCCTCCACCTCGTCGACGGCCCCGACGAGGTGCACCTCCAGCAGATCGCCCGCCGCGAGCTGCGGCAGTACGAGTCTCTGCGTGTCTAG
- a CDS encoding LLM class flavin-dependent oxidoreductase produces MKVRIGFGAGTAGLADGGTRFGELVDALERNGFDSIWCSERATGPAPDPLVALSFAAGRTRKLKLGTSVQVLPGRNPVLLAKQWAALDRLSGGRALPAFGLGVVEPMEQQAFGVTREDRAPLFDEALPLLRRLWTEEAVDHDGPRYHYEGVSIGTLPIQQPLDVWLGGRAPAELRRVGRLGDGWLPSFSTPAVVADGRVIVEKAAADAGRAIDPEHFGAMVFYARTEMPSAFARALAQRRGVDPDEVIIVGLDALRTRLEEFIAVGFSKLVPVPLEPVESWDEELDTLADAVLDLQRVKQ; encoded by the coding sequence GTGAAAGTTCGGATCGGATTTGGCGCGGGGACGGCGGGGCTCGCGGACGGCGGCACTCGGTTCGGCGAGCTCGTCGACGCGCTCGAACGCAACGGCTTCGACTCGATCTGGTGTTCGGAGCGCGCGACGGGACCGGCGCCCGACCCGTTGGTCGCGCTCTCGTTCGCGGCCGGGCGCACGCGCAAGCTGAAGCTCGGCACGTCGGTACAGGTGCTCCCCGGGCGCAACCCGGTGCTCCTCGCGAAACAGTGGGCGGCCCTCGACCGGCTGTCCGGTGGGCGCGCGCTCCCTGCCTTCGGGCTCGGCGTCGTGGAGCCGATGGAGCAGCAGGCCTTCGGCGTCACGCGGGAAGATCGCGCGCCGCTGTTCGACGAGGCACTCCCCCTGCTCCGTCGCCTGTGGACCGAGGAGGCGGTCGACCACGACGGCCCGCGCTATCACTACGAGGGCGTGTCGATCGGCACGCTCCCGATCCAGCAACCGCTCGACGTGTGGCTCGGTGGCCGCGCGCCCGCCGAGCTCCGCCGCGTCGGGCGCTTGGGCGACGGGTGGCTCCCCAGCTTCTCCACTCCCGCGGTGGTCGCCGACGGCCGGGTGATCGTCGAGAAGGCGGCGGCCGACGCGGGCCGCGCCATCGACCCCGAGCACTTCGGCGCGATGGTGTTCTACGCGCGCACCGAGATGCCGAGCGCGTTCGCGCGTGCACTCGCGCAACGCCGCGGCGTCGACCCCGACGAGGTGATCATCGTGGGTCTCGACGCGCTGCGGACGCGGCTCGAGGAGTTCATCGCGGTCGGCTTCTCCAAGCTCGTGCCGGTGCCGCTGGAGCCGGTCGAGTCGTGGGACGAGGAGCTCGACACCCTCGCCGACGCGGTCCTGGATCTCCAGCGCGTCAAGCAGTAA
- a CDS encoding DMT family transporter gives MAIALALLAGLSYAGASVLQQRVASEQPPELSLRPALLLALVRRPVWLLGIVLDLGAFGFEAGALATGTVVTVAPLLVSGLLFALPLSTIGHGRRVTRHEWIPAIAVTGGLALFVVVGSPDGNRSTASLGAWVVAGTVVAVITGTLVALAVKTMGSRRALYLGVATGTVYGFTAILTKATVDLFDGGVVQVLGHWQLYALLAVSAVGLLLNQSAFQAGHVAASLPAIAVTNPVLSCIFAVTMFGEHLDAHGSLAVTVTAAAIGAMAVGTIALARSPLVTHEEADAAVTA, from the coding sequence ATGGCCATCGCGCTCGCGCTCCTCGCGGGGCTCAGCTATGCGGGTGCGTCCGTGCTCCAACAGCGGGTTGCGTCCGAGCAGCCGCCGGAGCTGTCGCTGCGGCCGGCCCTCCTGCTCGCGCTGGTGCGGCGACCGGTGTGGCTGCTCGGCATCGTCCTCGACCTCGGTGCCTTCGGCTTCGAGGCCGGCGCGCTCGCGACCGGGACCGTGGTCACCGTCGCGCCGCTGCTCGTGAGCGGTCTGTTGTTCGCGCTGCCGTTGTCGACGATCGGTCACGGGCGACGCGTCACCCGGCACGAATGGATCCCCGCGATCGCGGTCACCGGAGGGCTGGCGTTGTTCGTGGTCGTCGGCTCGCCCGATGGCAATCGCTCCACCGCGTCGCTCGGCGCGTGGGTCGTGGCGGGCACGGTCGTCGCGGTGATCACGGGCACGCTCGTCGCGCTCGCGGTGAAGACGATGGGATCGCGGCGCGCGCTCTACCTGGGTGTCGCGACGGGCACGGTGTACGGCTTCACCGCGATTCTCACCAAGGCCACGGTCGACCTCTTCGACGGTGGGGTGGTCCAAGTACTGGGACACTGGCAGCTGTACGCGTTGCTCGCGGTCTCAGCCGTCGGGCTCCTGCTGAACCAGAGCGCCTTCCAGGCCGGCCACGTGGCCGCGTCGTTGCCCGCCATCGCGGTGACGAACCCCGTGCTGAGCTGCATCTTCGCGGTGACGATGTTCGGCGAGCACCTCGACGCGCACGGCTCGCTCGCGGTGACGGTGACGGCTGCAGCGATCGGGGCGATGGCGGTGGGCACGATCGCGCTCGCGCGCTCGCCGCTCGTGACGCACGAAGAAGCTGACGCGGCCGTTACTGCTTGA
- a CDS encoding polysaccharide deacetylase family protein — protein MAGAVGLGAATVHAAPALVGVSPIGVRITPRLVGVGRPGHVALTFDDGPDPVSTPEILSVLDDLGWRATFFMLGDMVRRSPTVAQDVAAAGHEVAVHGDLHRNMLRRTPRSTEHDVAHAYDTVAAATGVEPRWFRPPFGILSFSALRAARRHGMATVLWTTWGRDWRREATPETVVADVTRRYLDGGTVLLHDSDCESYPGSWKATVGALPRLADELAARRLTVGAVGDHGIESGKGFTYPR, from the coding sequence ATGGCGGGCGCGGTTGGTCTCGGTGCGGCCACAGTGCACGCGGCACCGGCGCTCGTCGGGGTGTCGCCGATCGGAGTGCGCATCACGCCGCGTCTCGTCGGTGTCGGCCGGCCCGGACACGTTGCGTTGACGTTCGACGACGGCCCCGATCCGGTGTCGACGCCCGAGATTCTCTCGGTGCTCGACGACCTCGGCTGGCGCGCCACGTTCTTCATGCTCGGTGACATGGTTCGTCGATCACCGACGGTTGCTCAGGACGTCGCGGCCGCCGGCCACGAGGTTGCGGTCCACGGTGATCTGCACCGCAACATGCTGCGACGCACGCCCCGCAGTACCGAGCACGACGTCGCGCACGCGTACGACACCGTCGCGGCTGCCACCGGCGTCGAGCCGCGCTGGTTCCGGCCGCCGTTCGGCATCCTGTCGTTCTCCGCGCTGCGCGCGGCACGCCGCCACGGGATGGCGACGGTCCTCTGGACCACGTGGGGCCGCGACTGGCGGCGCGAGGCCACGCCCGAGACCGTCGTCGCCGACGTGACCCGCCGCTACCTCGACGGCGGGACGGTGCTCCTCCACGACTCCGACTGCGAGTCGTACCCCGGATCGTGGAAGGCCACCGTGGGTGCACTGCCCCGGCTCGCCGACGAGCTCGCGGCGCGCCGTCTCACCGTCGGTGCGGTCGGCGACCACGGGATCGAGTCGGGCAAGGGGTTCACGTACCCTCGCTGA